Genomic DNA from Desulfuromonas versatilis:
GTCTGACTACGGATCAGAAGGCCGGGAGTTCGAATCTCTCGCGGCGCGCCATTTTAAAAAACGACCCCGTGACTCTTGCTCAAGAACAAGACAGGGGCTTTATGCAGAAGGCCCTGGTGGAAGCCGCAGCCGCTGAGAGGCTGGGCGAGGTTCCCATCGGGGCCGTTGTCGTTCATGGGGGGGAGATCGTCGGCCGCGGGCACAACCTACGCGAGACCAGCAACGATCCCACCACCCACGCCGAAATGATCGCGATCCGCGAGGCGGCAGCGACCATCGGCCACTGGCGGCTACTCGACTGCACCCTGTACGTTACCCTGGAACCCTGCGTGATGTGCATGGGGGCCATCATCCTGGCTCGTATCCCGAGGCTGGTGTATGCCTGCCGGGATCCTAGGGTGGGGGCAGTAGGTTCGATCTACGATTTCTCCAAGGACGACCGCTTCAACCACCGGGTCGAGGTGGCCGAGGGCGTTCTTGCAGAAGAGTGCAGCAGCATGCTGAGCGGGTTTTTCAAAAAACTCCGCGAAAAGAAGAAAGAGCTGAAAGCAGGAAACAACTGACTTTCGGAGGGGTGTCCGAGAGGTCGAAGGTGACAGACTCGAAATCTGTTGTACCGCAAGGTACCGTGGGTTCGAATCCCACCCCCTCCGCCAAATAAAGGGCCCGCCGGTTTTTCCGGCGGGCCCTTTCATTTTCCGGGTGGGATTCGAAGCGAAGCGAGCGTTGCCTGTGGCAGAAAAGCTGCCCGGAACCCTAGCTCTCTGAGCCCGCGGCTTGTCTTTCCATTATGGTCTGGATGATCTCCCTGACAAATGCACATTCACAGAAGGCTTCGCAGCGGTTCAGATTTGTTTCGTCCAAACAAAACTTGGGACAGGTTTCGCTGTTGGTCTTTTTTTCGGGATACTTGTCCTTTGTGTATAGGTGAAAGAAGTCTCCGGCCTCAATGGCCAGGGTGCTGTGACAACCGGGGGATTGGTGCGTGAACAGGAAAAGGCCATATTCAATTCTCTCGAAATCAGCCTTGTAGCCGTTGAGGCTTAAATTGGACTCCTTAAGAAAATCCTCTACCGTCGTCCAACCCGTGAAACAGAAGGGACAGGTTTTAAAAGCTGTTTCTCTCGCCATTGCCGCACCCAAGTTTTAGAGGGAAAGACTGCTTGAATAAGGTTATTTCACGTCACCAATACCGCATTCGTTGAGCAACTCGCTGATCTCCTGTTCGGTCAGTTCCTTCAGGTGGAAGCTTCCATCGGAGCAGCGTCCCTCGGCCTTTGGCAAGGGCAGGGCCTCGCCTTTCAGGGCACGGAGTTTCAGTTCCTGGCTGCGCACCAGAGAGAGGAGCTTGCGGTTTTTTACTTCAAGGTCATGCTTTTCGATCCCCGAGCGGATGGCCATCCGCAGTTCGGCATCATTCCAGGGTTTCATCAGGAAGCGGTAAATTTCACCCTCGTTCACTGCCCGCACCGCGGCCTCCAGGCTCGCCTGGCCGGTAAGCAGAATGCGGACGGTTTCCGGCCAGCGCAGGCTGATGGTCGACAGCAGCTCCGAGCCTTGCATCCCGGGCATTCTTTCATCCGAAACGACGACCTTGAAGTGTTCATCTGCCAGCAGTTTCAGCGCCTCCGACGCGCTGGGCGCGGTCAGGATTTCGTAATCCTCGTCCAGCAGCGCGCGCTGCACGGCCTTGCGGACATGGGCCTCATCATCGACAACAAGGATTCGGTTCTGGTTCATGCAGGTCCCTCTCTATGGCGTAGATTTTCTCGCGATGGGGTGATCCATCAGGATCATTCACCCTTGACCATGACCACCACAGCCCCTTTGATCGGGTCGATTTTCTGGTAGCGTCCTATTGCCTGTATGCTTTTCTCATCGAGCACCGAGCCTTCCTTCAGCAACAACAGGCCGGTGCCGCTGAGCAGGTTCTGCATCAGGACCATGCCGATGCGCAATTCGGCTGGGGGCAAGGTCTTGCGGACCATTCCCTGCTTGGTGTTGTCGTGGCGATAGTGCTTGCGCAGCGGTTTTTCCAGCAGGGGCACAAGCTCCGGATCGAATTTGGTCCCGGCCAACTCGCGGGCCTTCAGCAAGGTTTTGTCCACCGAAGAGGTATGTTCGCGGTTGATTTCCCGGTCGACGAAATCGGCCAGGGCCAGGATGCGGGCCCCCTGCGGGATGGCGCTCCCCTGGAGGCCGTCGGGAAAGCCGCTGCCGTTGAAATTTTCGTGGTGGTGGCGGATGAGCAGGCCTGCCGGGCGCAGGATGGAGATGGCGTCGATAGTGGCCTGGCCGCGGATGGTGTGTTGCATGTAAACCTCGAGTTCCTCGGGATCACACTGGCTGAGCGGCTTATTGAGCAGCTCATCGGGGATG
This window encodes:
- a CDS encoding response regulator, producing the protein MNQNRILVVDDEAHVRKAVQRALLDEDYEILTAPSASEALKLLADEHFKVVVSDERMPGMQGSELLSTISLRWPETVRILLTGQASLEAAVRAVNEGEIYRFLMKPWNDAELRMAIRSGIEKHDLEVKNRKLLSLVRSQELKLRALKGEALPLPKAEGRCSDGSFHLKELTEQEISELLNECGIGDVK
- the tadA gene encoding tRNA adenosine(34) deaminase TadA, coding for MTLAQEQDRGFMQKALVEAAAAERLGEVPIGAVVVHGGEIVGRGHNLRETSNDPTTHAEMIAIREAAATIGHWRLLDCTLYVTLEPCVMCMGAIILARIPRLVYACRDPRVGAVGSIYDFSKDDRFNHRVEVAEGVLAEECSSMLSGFFKKLREKKKELKAGNN